The Candidatus Binatia bacterium nucleotide sequence CAGGAAAACGAACATCGGCGAAGTCGATTGCGCTGTATCCCTGCGGCGGCAGGCCGAACCCGTATATAATGTACGGTTTCTGCTCGAGCTGGTCCCCGGTGTGGATCTTGTGGATCATCCGCTTGAAATCGATGCTGGCGGTCTGGTCACCACGCGCCACTGCTGCCGGGTCTTGCTTCCGGCGTTCTGCGTCGGTCTGGTTGGGGTTGTGACAGATGGCGCAGTATTCCGTCTGATTGCGCAGGTTCCCGTGGACAGAGAAATCCTTCGAAAACTCGCCGTGACACGAGGCGCAGAGAGTGTCGCCCACCACCGTACGGCGGGGCATGGCCGTGGAGTCGTCAACCGTAAACGTGAGTACCGGGTTCGGCGCGGCTTCTTCGGCGGTTTTTGGAGAAATCCCGGAGGTTGTGAGGTGCACCGCGCGCCGCGCCTCCGCACCGATTGCCCAGGTGCCACTCGCGTCCGCCGGGATACTGATGGCCGGCGTGTACTGGAAGACGCCGCTGGCGTCGGGTCCAACGAGGGTACCGGATGAACCGCCACCCACTACTGTGGCGGTCAGCATCACGGCGTAGTCGGCAGAGGGTCCGCTGATCGCAAACGCTAGGCGATCGAGGCTCATGACATCGCTTGATCCCAGCGGGTTCCCCGCGTTGTCGGTTACATTGAATGCGATGATCGGGGTCTGGCCGGCCGCGTGAGCCGTAAGTCCGGTGATGGTGACGTGCAGGCCATGGAGCTGCCTCGAGCGTTCGGGGATCACGTGCGCACCGACGACCGAGATGTCGAACTCGTTGCCCAAGTCCGGCACGTGGCACAGGGCACAGTCTCCGTCGCGAAAGCCCTTCGAGGCGACATGGTTTGTTCCGGGAGGACCGGCCGGGGTATCCGCCAGCGACGGATTGACGTCGTCGTGGCAGGTTGCGCACGCCGCCGTGGCTGGCCGTTCGCTGTAGTATTGCACGGTCGGTCCCTGCGAGTGGCACACGGCGCATCCCTCGATGGCCCGCGGGAACTTCACGCCCGTGACCACGCCGTTGGCGTCCTTCTGGGCGAACACGGTGTTCCCTATGGCGTAGGTGGAGCCGGGTGGGCCGTTGACGATCAACGGCAGATCTTTCCCGCGGTGAATCTGGTGAATCATGTTGCGGAAGTCGAGGCTGCGGGGCGGCGTGGGAGGTGGAGGGCTGTCGACCGCGGCTTCGGTGTGGCAGAGCATACAAAGCCGTACCTCGCGGCGGTTGCCGTGCGCCAGCAGCGGTTCATGGCACGCATTGCATTGTTGCGTTGTCGTGCTGGCGAAGAGTTGTGGTGCACCGCCTGCGGGCACCACGTCGAACACGGGGTTGACGCCCAATCGGTTGCTACCCACGAAGCGGTCGACCTGCATGCCCACCGTGTACGTGCGTGACGGATCAAACCCGGGCGCCAGCTGCGTTCCGAACGTGTACTGGTACACGCCGCTCACCGGGTCGATGGTTTGCAGGCTGCCGTTGCTGTCATAGGCCGGGTTCGTGGCGTTGATGTCGTTCACGTAGCGCGTGAAGGTGCGCGGGGTGCCCACATCGCTGCTAGCCGAATAGTCCTCCACGTGCGCGATGGTGAGGCGTACGCGCGCCTGCTGATCGTTCTGTGGCGTTGGCAGCACCGGGATGATTGGTACGCCCGCCGCGTCGGTCAACGTGAACGTGACTACGATGTGACCCGATCCGTCAATTGTGGTGCTGGTGATCGAGCTGGACAGCCCCGCCCCTGCCGGCGTGGAGGTTGGTGTGGCTGTCGGCTGCGTGGGCGTAGGGGATGGCTGCGTGGCGGTGGGCGTTGGCGGCCGCGTCGTTGCCGTGGGGCTTGGTGACCTCGTCACCGTCGCGGTGGCCGTCGGCCGCGGCGAAAGCGTCGGCGTTGGCACCGAACTCGTGGCGGTGGCGGTAGGGATAGCGGTTGGCTGGGGCGTTGGCGATGGAAACTGCACATCGTTACTGTTTCCGCATCCGACCCACACAGTTGCGATGAACAGCAGCGCAAGTTTCCGCAACCGGGCATTGCTCTCGACTGATCCCATCATGCGGACCTCCAGCTGAAGCGATTCCCAACGGGTTCTATGCCACGGGAGC carries:
- a CDS encoding OmcA/MtrC family decaheme c-type cytochrome; this encodes MSSSITSTTIDGSGHIVVTFTLTDAAGVPIIPVLPTPQNDQQARVRLTIAHVEDYSASSDVGTPRTFTRYVNDINATNPAYDSNGSLQTIDPVSGVYQYTFGTQLAPGFDPSRTYTVGMQVDRFVGSNRLGVNPVFDVVPAGGAPQLFASTTTQQCNACHEPLLAHGNRREVRLCMLCHTEAAVDSPPPPTPPRSLDFRNMIHQIHRGKDLPLIVNGPPGSTYAIGNTVFAQKDANGVVTGVKFPRAIEGCAVCHSQGPTVQYYSERPATAACATCHDDVNPSLADTPAGPPGTNHVASKGFRDGDCALCHVPDLGNEFDISVVGAHVIPERSRQLHGLHVTITGLTAHAAGQTPIIAFNVTDNAGNPLGSSDVMSLDRLAFAISGPSADYAVMLTATVVGGGSSGTLVGPDASGVFQYTPAISIPADASGTWAIGAEARRAVHLTTSGISPKTAEEAAPNPVLTFTVDDSTAMPRRTVVGDTLCASCHGEFSKDFSVHGNLRNQTEYCAICHNPNQTDAERRKQDPAAVARGDQTASIDFKRMIHKIHTGDQLEQKPYIIYGFGLPPQGYSAIDFADVRFPGDRRDCAKCHVDTTYLMPPFPGTALGTRLTHLDSVTGNEVEDGRLGPIRSVCTACHDAADAVAHAETMTAPDGTEACSVCHEEGRDFAVSGLHAGRQ